AGCAGAGTACAACAATCTCTTCTGTGCCTCTTTCAAGGACTCTTAATGCTTCTTTATTTTAATGAGTTTTCTGTTCCTTCTTATCATTTCTCTGCCTCTTTGCTTCCCTTTTACGTGCatgtctatttttttcattgttaattgttatttatattcttGCTCCTTCTACCCTCCATTCTTTGCGTGTTCTGCACCTCTTCTCAAGTTCTGATGCTCGCTCTTTTTTCATTCGTAtcaaatttatctattttcactCTTTCTTTTGAACAAATTAACCAATTAACTTTGATTCCCAATCAAATTTACAACTCTCCCCATCTTCGGTAATAGCATATGCATAGTTTAAAAAAGGGTGAGTTTGATACTTACCCATTTCAATCTGTTATTTGTTCAGTAATATTTTCTAACTAATCAATGCACatgtcctttttatttatttgacgtCAAAGTACTGGATTTCATTCCATCAAAGAAAAGGAATCATTTACATCTTTAGCAATAATAGAGTTCACGCCACGAGGCATTTCATCAATACATTTCCTGAAAATTTGAAGACAAGGAAGCAAGATTACGTGTTGCCTTCTATACGTGTCAAAttaaactattaattatttcaaGAGGAATGTCAGCTATAATACTTACTTTCTAACATTCTCTAATCGAtttcattgaaatttatttaaaattattaaatttcggTGGATTCCACTTTTAAATCTTGATAAAgaccaaaattaatgattttttttatagatttcaATGACTGAGTATTAAAAATAGAATGCactagtatttattttattaatgggaAATATGAAAACACAATAACAAACTCTATAATAGATTAATAAATAACAGTCTCTTAAACTTGTAAGAATCTTGAGAAGCGCCAATGAAATATAGaaagcaaaatagaaattaagaagaagaaaaaaaaaagaacagagACACAATTTGTTTAACGTACAAAATCTTTCAATGCAAAGGTAAAACACCAGGGGTCGTCCAGACTAAGAAATAATTCTACTTTAATCAATGAAGATATAAGAGAACCTCAAAACTTGCTACAATctcaaatcaaaccaaacctccaattaatataatagaaacaaaaaaaaacccaaaatatataacaaataatgCGAAACACTTATCTCTATCTATAGATATCTTTTTCGTGATCCAACCTAACAATTTGAAGTATCATGCGCGTAGAACATGTTGTTCAAAAATCAATCCAATCCAACGGTAAAGGAATCCATAGTTGTAATATGAAAAATGCTCTTCAGCGGGTATTCAAAAAATCACAATGATTTTTCCTCTCCTTTTTCTCTTACCTATTTTTTCCTCTCAAATGAATCTCTCTTTAATGTGACCCCTCTTTACTTAAATAAGTGAAACATACGAATTTTCTCATTTGAATCTTTACTCCACATACTAAGAAAGCCGAAACTACATATAATCATCATTATTTGAGGCAAATAGCGCATCAATTTCTCAAACTACATATAATCAATTGTTGTTAATAAAAGCGAGTAGCAAAAAAGATCCCATCCTTGTGTCCAAATGTAAGCATATCCTAAAACTCGCACGACTTTGTGAACTATTTGGTAGTTCTTCCattatttccttaatttttccTAGCTTGACATGGTGAAAGTAAATGGTATATCAAAAGTAATTCCATCGTGAAGGAATTGATAGAGAATTCCTTACTCACTTTGCTGCAAGTCAAATCTATGAAGAAAGGGGTTAACGTTTGAAAATCTGGAAATTCTTAAATGGCTCTCTTTTTTGCATTAGATAAGACTTTTTTTTCTGCAGTAAAAAtagtattataatttaattgttttggtTCATGCCTTTACGTGCCTAAAAAATATAGCAGTTTctgtttttattatgtattgtCACGACAGGGACTAAAACAAGTGAAGAAGAATATTTTATggatcaaaatcaaaagataggactaaaaaaagtgtcatatttacaagaataaaaaacatatttaggtaattattttattacattgCTGAAATGAATCCAATATTTGTACCATATATGTAGACaactaattaaggaaatttTTAGTTCGCctttttttgttcttgattGTAGTTTATAGCTCTAGGTAATTGTTTGGTTAAAAATTTTAGATGTTAATTTATAGGGAATTATCATTTTTGgttcattattttttagaattttttttatattgataggtttagttttaaaatttttattttagtcctttatgtttttaaaagttttattttgatacattaaattttaaaatttttattttggttatttatattttttgaaacttctattttaatattttttttttgttttctgtaaaaaatattagtgtTATGTTAATCTTGGGTTTCTAGGCATTTGGATTTGGTATATGTGAGGGTATTGTTTTGTAATGGTAACtaggaacacaaaaaaattattaggtttgacttgtgaaaaaaataagtgGTTCAAacgtgatttatttatttaaatgagtttaattaaaagttaggatttgttttgtttaaaaaaaaaaagaaactaaagttTACGCTTGATTTgtcttatttaaaaaagtaaagcTTAAATTCGGCTTGTCTTAGCTTATTCAATTCACTTATgacttaattttcttaatttaaaaaagaaattattaaattatttaacttaattaatttagtatttaataaaaataggtTATTAAACATGTAATATGATATGGTGAGACTtacgtgtgtgtgtatatatataaacaaattattcaTTAGTCGAACTTGAGAAGTTTACGAATATTTTGACTCATTTATGCTCTTAATTGTAACACTTTGATtctcatcttatttttattaaattttttttttcattatttctaaTCATCAATGTACTGGAAAACTTAAATTACGAGAGACACAATTAAGAATATTGAGTATAttcacttataatttttaataatttatttgaaacaaAGTGAAACAATtgttaaaatattcaaaatacacTTAAAAGTAGTTATTATTAGGGAAAATTAATAGAAGTAATTAAAAGTTTGAGAAAAATACAATTCTAAGATTAAAATAGTAAtcagaataataaaatataatttaagaattttgggaattaattaaaattcttgtgtaaaatgattaaaatatccTTAATTGACTGCAAATGTAGAACCGTAGActttttaaccaaaataaaatttaagaaatactctacattttaattttaattataaaaattattttaagcttaaaaatctaaaaaattcaacatctaatttttttaactaaagtgATTTATTTCAGATTTTCAATAACAATATAATCATGGCTAAATTAGTTTGTTGgtccaataatatatttttaggtttaattttgttctcttACTGATCATGAATTCAATTTAATCATCTAATTTAGTGGTGATTTTAAATggctaaaaaatatacatttagaTGGTTGGACAAAATTTGCATTACACAACCACTtgcattgattttaaaaatcaaaggatcaaattcaacaaaaaaaaagactaaatcaaactaatcttaaaaattagaacatgaaatcaaataaaaaaagagaaaaaaaaattaatttaacctataatataaataatatataatatgtatccattaataaataaaataattattaggaAATGAAATCGAAtacacaataacaataataataagtagctatatatataaagcgtatacaaaattaatacagATCAATATAGAGAgtaaataaaagttatattgcaacaaataattaatgttaagaaggatagtagaattttaattatttgatgaaaGAAAAGCAACAAGGTACTAAATCACATTACAGAAGTTTCCTTCCCCCAATTGACTTCCACTTCCCTGTTAACGGCCCAAATCCTCAGCTACCTGCGCATAacaaaacttattatttatcaGTTGTGACTCGGCTCGTTCCCTCACAATAGTTAagtattgatatatatatatatatatatatatatatatatatatatatatatatatatatatatatatatatatatatatatatatatatatatatatatatatatatatatatatatcgtgaTTTCTTACCTTAATTAAAACAGTGAGTTTATTGAACATATAGTCTGAATCAGTGGAGCAAAAGAGCACAATTGCAGCAACTGTAGATGCTATTTTCCAAGGAGTGTTGAAGTAATCGTGTTTGAAGATAGCCTTGTACTTGTTGCAAGGACTTTCATAGAAATCATTTAAGCTATTGCAGAGAGAGAAATACACTGGATTGAAACGTGGCATCCCAATATTTGAGCCCAGACTGTTAACCATTGTAGCCACTGCATTAGCATCACCCATCCAATTGACAATAATTTTCTTATCAACTAGTACATTCACATCTTTTTCAGTGTTGATAAGAAAATCTAGAATCTTTCGGTATTGAGTAATGATGTTTGTATCATCTGAAAGGTGACATTCCTCAAATGCCACTATATTCCTGAAGAACACTTCTGAATCGTCAGCTATATTCAAGATTGGCATTGTCAACACACCGTCACTAGAATAGGTCAAGTCAAGTAAGCATTCATTTTCATTTGGACTGACCTTGAATTTAAGACCTGCCTCCCGCAGTTGGCCTGCACTGTATACATGTTTTATTACTTtgcattcttcttcttttctaagAACAAATTTTGATGATGATATTATGCTAGTTCTCATAAGATCGGTGAAGTGCTTTGGGGACTCTGTTGGGCACCATGTTCCACATCCCACACGCTTCAAGCAGTTGAAAGAAATATGAAGAAAGGAGGGAAATTCCTGATTCATACCAGCGAGGTTGTAAAGTTGTTTAAGAACAAAGAAAGGAAGCTGATTTTCTAGTAGTATCAAGTCGCTCTTAATTTGCATTCGCATCCAGTCTTTTAGCAACACAGGGTCCTTTCCCCGCCAATAGTTGTATCTATAGAGTCTCAAAAAAAGCTCAATTATGAAGCAACCATCAATGAGAATCATCTTTAAGAAATCATCGCTGTTATATTTAATACGCACTGCATAACAACTTCGAATTTTGTCTTCCAACGCTTGAAGTGTGACAACAAAGGTTCCCATAGGTATTTGGGTTCGATTTAGAAATGCCTTGAGATACTTCACTTTAAGCTCTTCCATTGACTCAAAAATGATGTCTTCCTTTCCAGCATCACGTGCTTTGTGTAAAGGGCCAATTGAAACAATTTGAGGTGTGTAAGCTTTGGGATTAGTTTCACGAATGACTGGTGGTACTCTATAAATGCATTGCATATCGAATGCATACATTTCTGGAGGTTGGACATTTTGAAGCTCGTTGGTTAATGTTGTCTTCAAACATTGTTGTTTACTTAATGAATCACTTATTTGTCCTTCCATTTGGGTAAAAGTCTGTTGTTATGAGATTCATAGACATCGATAACAAACATGAAGTTAGATAAGTATAATGTTAACAAATTTGGTTTAAATTTCCCCAGTTATGGAACCAAGAAGAGGCAAATTCAAAGGACTCAAATAAAATGTGACAGAGACATCGGGtgtaatataatatgaaaattccaataaatgaattaaaaggaGGTTTTTTCCTAGAGAGGATTGGGGTTGGGGTTGAAGGTTACTAACTCATATTTTCCATAGAGTCTTTAGTCTTTAGTCTTTAGTGAGTGTCATTTTGTTCCATGAAAGGTGTCGTATGATATTGGGCCACTAGGCCAGCAGCACACAACCACACAGCAACATAAAAATCGCATAACACACAAACACTTGAGGATTGGTTCGGTTTGGGCCATTTCCAAAATGAtatgttattgttgttggaATTGGTTCCAAATTTCTGGTCGGATCCCAAATTTAAGGTTATTAATCTCACAGTTAAGGCAAAATAATagaatatcaatatatatatcaataaaattttctaaaattaatatttatatcaatATTGTAAATATAATAGATGATTTAATTTATCTAATTAATGAGACTTTCaacttagaatatatatatatataaacgtgTAAGGGTGTAATACTATTTGTTTCCTCAAACTTTGACTTACTCATTTTCATTTGAATACTTTCTTACCATAAAGAGGTGAATTCATAGCTTCTAACACGCATATGGGATATTTTCCATGCTTTGATATAAGTGAACTATTTAACAAAATGTAACCACATGACATTAAACTCTTgatattcatcatccacataaatataccaattttttaattttagtttattttttagaagCCACACGTATAAAGAGCTGATATTGTTGTTGGAAATGACAACAAATTTCTGATGAGATCCCGAGTTTAAGGTTATTAGAGTATACCACAGTTAGGGAAATTAAaaactgataaaattaaaataatatttaaattaaaacatataaaataataaaatcatcaatttttagaaaaataaaatatataaaattaatataatatttaaattaaaacatataaaagaatGATTCAAACaacattcatttttataaaagtaaatgtTAACATATTCCCGACAACATCAATGAAAATCGAATTTAAGAATTGTTcaaataatatgtttttataataaaaatcgaTTTAACATCTTTACAACattatcagttttttaaaaaacgatGATAAGAATTGTTCAAACATCGttggttttttataaaaatttatgttaatatagaaagacaacataaatttttaaaaattaaatgttaataaacttatattatttataattatgccATCATATTTTCTTAAcatctatttttataaaactaagaaaaaatccattccaatttcaattatttttataagataaaatctatcttataaaaataattgaaaaatacattaaaaagatATGATATATGTGGTGTGGAAGTAGGTCAACATTTCTATTGGCAAATAGAAAATTTGAGGGCCAGCTTTATTTAAGAGAGAATGGGCAGTGAATCAAAGGCTTCCCTTTTCTTTCTTGGTTTTTTGGAATTAAGAGCTCTGAATCAATAAAAACTGAGAATATTGATCCACGAAAAAAAAAGGCAGAGCCTGCTTAACAACAACAAGAATAAGGACAATTCTTCTCTCTACGAAATTTCTGATACGcgaaatttgaaaaaatcagaaaacataaagaaagtgacaaatattttttagttttaactcTACAGAAATGGTTGCGTTAAAACACTATTATTTAGTAGTGAAAAACTGATAAAActaatataacatttaaattaaaaaataaaatgataaatcaatcaaattttcaaaaaaataattttaactattgtaaatataaaaatgattttatttatataattaatgtgatattttagggatataaatttaaataaagaaaaatataaacttcATGTAGTTGTCGAAAAGATTGAGACTGAAATACATGTCTATAATAAAATGTGTGTTTAGTTTTATGTTGAAAGGTCTTCAAATAAATAACCTTGAATCAGAAGTTTCAGATTCTTATTTTTCTCAAGACGTGTATAAAAATGTGTGTTTTTTCAACctaacttaaaccaaacacatgTATCGCGCGGGTtacaatcatttttattttgaagtgtcTGCTTCTCTTTTACTTTCAAATGATTTATCCCCAGTCTTGGAACAAGATTTATTGTTTTGCTTCATTTTGTTCAGGAAACTAAAATACTTCCTAGTCTGATTTTTGTTACCTTGTGTTACTTTTATTAAAACAAGAGTCAGGACTGTAAAGCTACCTGGTGAAGTTATAGAAAAAGATCGTCAAATATTCTTGTATGGATATAGGAATAAGAAAAGATAATAACTGACTATGGCAAAAAGGAGGAGAAGGGAACCTGATCGATGGTCAAATTGTTGAGGATTaatcttcagcaagaagcacagaTCCTCACTTCAGCAATTCAGCTACTGCTTCAGCATATTCATCTCATTTTGCTTGAATAAGGCTTCCTGCTTTATAGACATAAACCAACACCATGTATGACCGATATTCATTTATTATGTATTAATAAATGACATTGTCCCTCATGGATTACCCCAACTAATGAAACTGTACTATTCCAACTGTCACATTGGGTTGTAATTAACCATTGCTATAGATATAAACCAACACCATGACGTACCatgcctttttctttttaggcaaaataaaaaaataaaaacagaaatgtATTAGATAAAATGTACAAGGATACTTCAATCCTTttacaaaatagaaaataacaagTCAAGTGATAAAGGCTAAGGAAAGCAATTATTTTTCCTTAGGgtgaatttgtttaaatttataaaaggtttaattacagctttatttatagtttttaaacttatttcttataatcttatagttaataaatagatttttttagtccttaaaatttaataaataaatttattaatttttgaagtttatattttaattctcaacAAGTTTTGAtcgttagatttttttaattctattagttaaagaattttaacGACAAAgactttttaagaattaaaatgtaaaattttggagactaaaacattcaattattaattataaagactaaaaataataagtttaaaaattatatacactaaatgagtaattaaaccttcATAAAAAGATAGctttaaaaaacactttttatataGGTGTTTTTCAAGCATAAACAATTTAgacaaatacattaaaaaaaacaaaaatacttatttaatcaaaataaacactttttttaataaataagtttaaacaaactaacctttaatgttacattaaaaaattaaaataataatttttttaaaataatttttttctattgcacggtaattataatgaaaagaaggaagtaaaattttgaaatgatttcagtatttatttaatttatagcaaattaatcattttgaaaagaaagttgtggttaatttttttattttcaagcaGGATTTTGAATACTAACCAAACAAGTATATTAGTGTAGTGAGAGAGCTGTAACTATGCAAGCATTTTAGGATCCTCATTCCTCAGTCTCATCTCCAATTTAACCATAGATAGAGTTGCGCTTGCTTTGCATTGGATTTTAACTCGTGGAACACATGGTAGGTCCTTAACCCCTACAATAATAGCaccaacaataattaaaatcaattgtgACCACAAATTCATTCAATTGGACAATGTCTTTTACTGATATTTTAATAAAGTGCTGAGCTAAATAGCTAGCCAAGTTTTTGAATATTGACTCTACCATtgactaataatattaattgttaatggTAAACCGACACCCCTGTTAAAATCTAAAGCAAAGCGCACGCAATAATTGTATTTATGGTTAAATTGAATGTGAGATGCAAACTATCTGTTCTGCACGCTGCATTTCTAACTGCAGTATGAAATATCTCATATGTATCGTAGcaaaagatagagaaaaaagaTCTTCATCATGTGTATGACTTTTGGTTATACAAGGTTTCTTCTAATGTGGGCACaaactatttttgtttaattggaTTGTAAAATGTAAAGAGGGATAAGttaggaaaataattaaaagaaaacaacaaaaattaagctTAACTAAAGCatgataatttttatgttttgatggtgaaactttatttgaagaattaaaagTCTTTAGAGGACAATGGAATGAAAATCAAACTTATGATATTGTAcgttttatttgaaaatattcaaTTGTATTTCTAAATGTATGTacaacttataaaataatttaactattcACATTATCATTGTATCTactaaaagaattttattaaaactgaaattattaaaattctattttcgaTCTACTATATTACAAAAGTATATTAAAtagtcttttattttcattgaaaataatacATGTACAACTTATAGAATAATTGATGTTTGGAATGTTGTTTTACTTATTGGTTAAAGTTTCAAAAGTTAAGGGCGAATCTGGTAAAGGGTCACAAGTCAAATATATGAAGAAAGGGATTAACGTTTCAAAATCTTGAAAATCTTATAGTGCAAGTAGCTTCAGAAATGGTCAGTGCCACCAAAATCTACGAATTCTAAACTCAATGTTGTGGGGTTTAGGGCAAAAAATTCATCTTCAAATAACAAAGAATCGGGTTTGTGAAATGGATTGCGGGCCATATTGTATCGTGTAGGAAGTAAATGGCTCTCGTTTTTgtattagataagataagattttttttctgtaGTAGAAAtagtattataatttaattgttttagttCCTGCCTATATGTGCCTAAAAAATATAGCAGTTTCTGTTTTTATTATCTATTGTCACGGCAGGGACTAGAACAAGTGAAGAAGAATATTGTATGGATCAAAtaaaaagatagggactaaaaacaaaaaatgtcagATTTGTACCATATATGTAGATAAATAATTGAGAAATTTTTTAGTTCGCCttttttgttcttgattttaGTTTGTAGCTCTACGTAATTGTTTGGTTAATAGTTTTAGATGTTAATTTTTAGGTAAAATGTCACttattttttagtgttttttcatttaggttagtttaaaaaatttattttgatctttcatttttttttcgaaagttttattttggtacactaaattttaaaagttttatttgagtaaattaaaaaaaattattttgattatttatattttttgaaattttcattttgacacTTTCTTTCGTTTTCTGTTAAAAATGCTAGTATTTTTTCtctgttttaaattttggtagAGCGTCAAATATAAGTAACGCTAAATTTTGGGATTATGGTGGTTTGAGCTTGGTAATATGAGGGTATTGTTGTGTAATTACAACTAGGGGTGTAAACCAATCGAGCTCAGATGAACACTAAAAATTTAGGCttgacttattaaaaaaatgggtgGCTCAAGCTTAGTTCATTTAAGGGAGCTTAATTAAGAGTTTGGATTGGCTTGTTAAAGTTTAAGCTTGGTTTGCCTTagcttatttaatttacttataactttgttttttaatttgaaaaaaaaattattttaactcaattaatttagtatttaataaaacaCGTTAATAGTAGATAATAACAATATCTATCTTGTTTTAACTAAGGTGATTTATTTCAGatttttaataacaatataataatgattaaattagTTTGTTGGCCctctaatttgttttttaggtttaatttagtttttaaatttttttgagatttaatttgatcttttaatttttaaaattgacttAATTTAATTCTATATTCTATATTAATCCTACggtattaattaagaaattatacTATGTAGTTAAAATTACTTAGTAACGATTTTAAActgtcacaaaatatatatttaaatgatcAAATCAAATGTAAACGACAACATACAAATTAATATAACCTAAAGtgaatcaaattaagttcaaattGATTTAGACTGCGGAATcaaattaagtttattttaaaaattaatgatcaaattcaacatacaaattaaattactaaagtgaattaattttaagaattaaaatactaaattgaatctaaaaaataaattagaaaaaaaaactaatataacctataatataaatgatatatataagtacccattaattaaacaaatattttttagaaattgaaATCATATACACagcaataataataagtaactattatttttaatataaagcgTATACGCAATTAATACAGATCAATATAGAGAGTAAATTAAAGTTATACTGcaacaaataattaatgttaagaACCATATAGCAGAAtctttattatttgatgaaagAAAAGCAACAAGGTAGGAAATCACATTACAGAAGTTTCCTTCCCCCAATTGACTTCCCTCTCAactccttatatatatatatatatatatatatatatatatatatatatatatatatatatatatatatatatatcatgatttCTTACCTTAATTAAAACAGTGAGATTATTGAACATATAGTCTGAATCAATGTGAGCAAAAGAAGCACAATTGCGGCAACTGTAGATGCTATTTTCCAAGGAGTGTTGAAGTACTCGTGTATGAATATAGCCTTGTACTTGTTGCGAGGATTTTCATAGAAATCATTTAAGCTATTGCAGAGAGAGTCGTAGTGTGAATTGAAACGTGGCACTATAAGATTTGAGTCCAGATTGTTAACCATTGTAGGCACTTTGTTAGCATCATCCATCGAATtgacaataattttcttttcaactaATATGTTCACATCTTTTTCAGTGTTGATAAGAaaatctagaatcttttggTATTGAGTAATGATGTTTGTATGATCTGAAAGGTGACAATGCTCAAATGCCACTATATTCCTGAAGAAGATTTCTGTATCGTCAGCTATATTCAAGATTGGCATTGTCAACACACCCTCATTGGAATAGGTCAAGTCAAGTAAGCATTCATTTTCATTTGGACTGACCTTGAATTTAAGATCTGCCTCCCGTAGTTGGCTTGCACTGTGAGAAAACGTGATATGTCgtgatgaagaagaagacgCTGTATCCATAATGTAAAGATATCGTATTATGCAGAGAGAATCAAGACTCAGTTCTGGAAAAACAGAAATATGCATCATCCTTTCATTACGTAGGTTTGTCAATATATGTACATGAAGGATCTTTAGGTTAGTTGTAACTGATTATTCTAACTAACCTAACGATCTTAACTACTTCTTGTTAGATGCTGTTAATATCCCCCCCTCAAGCTGGGAATGGATATTTAACATTCCTAGCTTGTTACAAAGAGGCTGAAAGATAGTGGAAGGTAGAGCTTTGGTGAAAATATCCGCGAGTTGCAAGGAGGATGATACTGGGAGCAATTTGAGATGACCCGAGGTGACCTGTTGACGGACAACATGGCAATCGATCTCGATATGCTTTGTTCGTTCGTGAAAGACAGGATTGGTGGCAATCCGAATTGCTGAATGGTTGTCACAGTAAATGGTAGCTGGTTCAACAAATGTCATTCGAAAATCATGAAGAAGGTAAGTTAACCACTGAAGTTCACATGTGGTTGAGGCTAGGGCTCGATATTCAGCCTCCGACGAGCTTCGTGAAACGGTGGACTGCTTCTTAGATTGCCATGAAATAAGGGAAGAACCGAAATAAACGACGAAACCAGTGGTGGATCTCCTGGAATCCTGGCATCCGGCCCAATCCGAGTCACTGAAAGCTCGGAGCTGAGGGGTTCCGGTGGCGGAAAAGAAGATGTCGGAGCCTGGTGTGCCCTTGAGGTATCGTAATATGCGGTAGGCTGCTTGGAGATGGGCATTCGTGGGACTAGACATGTATTGGCTAAGCTGTTGTACTGCGTACGCGATGTCGGGATGAGTGTTATTGAGGTATATGAGTCGGCCAATGAGTCTCCGGTAAGAAGAAGAAGCCTCTGCCGATAACGGAGTTCCTGTCGTGGCGTGAAGCTTGGTAGAGGAATCCATCGGGGTTGTGTTTGGCCGACAACCCAACATTCCTGAGTCAGACAATATGTCCAAAGTGTACTTTCTTTGGGACAAATGAATTCCCTCAGAGGAACGCGCGATTTCCAGGCCAAGGAAGTACTTTAAGTTTCCGAGATCCTTGATTTTAAAAGCTTGATCAAGCAATGTGAGCACCTCCTGTATGGCAGTGTTGCTGTTACCTGTTAAAATAATGTCGTCTACATAGACTAAGAGTATCGTGGTGACTGAACCATTAAAGCGGAGAAAAAGAGAATGGTCTGAGTGAGACTGTTGGAACCCATGCACTGT
The Glycine max cultivar Williams 82 chromosome 16, Glycine_max_v4.0, whole genome shotgun sequence genome window above contains:
- the LOC100792254 gene encoding UPF0481 protein At3g47200, giving the protein MEGQISDSLSKQQCLKTTLTNELQNVQPPEMYAFDMQCIYRVPPVIRETNPKAYTPQIVSIGPLHKARDAGKEDIIFESMEELKVKYLKAFLNRTQIPMGTFVVTLQALEDKIRSCYAVRIKYNSDDFLKMILIDGCFIIELFLRLYRYNYWRGKDPVLLKDWMRMQIKSDLILLENQLPFFVLKQLYNLAGMNQEFPSFLHISFNCLKRVGCGTWCPTESPKHFTDLMRTSIISSSKFVLRKEEECKVIKHVYSAGQLREAGLKFKVSPNENECLLDLTYSSDGVLTMPILNIADDSEVFFRNIVAFEECHLSDDTNIITQYRKILDFLINTEKDVNVLVDKKIIVNWMGDANAVATMVNSLGSNIGMPRFNPVYFSLCNSLNDFYESPCNKYKAIFKHDYFNTPWKIASTVAAIVLFCSTDSDYMFNKLTVLIKVAEDLGR
- the LOC102668684 gene encoding putative UPF0481 protein At3g02645; this encodes MDTASSSSSRHITFSHSASQLREADLKFKVSPNENECLLDLTYSNEGVLTMPILNIADDTEIFFRNIVAFEHCHLSDHTNIITQYQKILDFLINTEKDVNILVEKKIIVNSMDDANKVPTMVNNLDSNLIVPRFNSHYDSLCNSLNDFYENPRNKYKAIFIHEYFNTPWKIASTVAAIVLLLLTLIQTICSIISLF